Proteins co-encoded in one Flavobacterium fluviale genomic window:
- a CDS encoding TerB family tellurite resistance protein, producing MNTEAEKRSLLLEMIMFATVDGHLHKRELEFLRLVALELSISEEEFQDLFHQETKTIPIKSEIQRINQFYRLALLMHCDGVLHEREFKAIQQIALEMGLNPSAVKRVLEMMKKAPKTVINPTLVLQVFQEQHN from the coding sequence ATGAATACAGAAGCAGAAAAAAGAAGTTTACTTTTAGAAATGATTATGTTCGCTACTGTCGATGGACATTTGCATAAACGTGAGCTCGAATTTTTAAGACTTGTAGCTTTGGAATTGAGTATTAGCGAAGAAGAATTTCAAGATTTATTTCATCAGGAGACCAAAACGATTCCTATCAAATCTGAAATACAGCGTATCAACCAATTTTATAGATTGGCCTTATTGATGCATTGCGATGGTGTTTTACACGAAAGGGAATTCAAAGCAATTCAGCAGATTGCATTAGAAATGGGGCTAAATCCATCTGCCGTAAAACGCGTTTTAGAAATGATGAAAAAGGCACCAAAAACCGTTATAAATCCGACTCTTGTTTTACAAGTTTTTCAAGAACAGCATAATTAA
- a CDS encoding uroporphyrinogen decarboxylase — MAEYIGYLASVFIVGGFMLKNLRTIRFINMFGCICFVIYGIFLIDYRDFSKWLLPVIIPNAILAFVQIYYLTSKDDKS, encoded by the coding sequence ATGGCAGAATATATTGGTTATCTCGCATCAGTATTTATTGTTGGCGGTTTCATGCTAAAAAACCTTAGAACTATCCGTTTTATCAATATGTTTGGTTGTATTTGTTTTGTAATCTATGGTATTTTTTTAATAGACTATCGTGATTTTAGCAAATGGCTTTTACCAGTAATTATTCCGAATGCCATTTTAGCATTTGTTCAAATTTATTATCTGACTTCCAAAGATGATAAATCTTAA
- the uvrB gene encoding excinuclease ABC subunit UvrB gives MKFQVSSEYSPKGDQPQAIQKLAQGVVDGEKYQTLLGVTGSGKTFTVANVIEEVQRPTLVLAHNKTLAAQLYSEFKQFFPNNAVEYFVSYYDYYQPEAFMPVTGVFIEKDLSINEELEKMRLSTTSSLLSGRRDVLVVASVSCLYGIGNPVEFKKNVIEVTRDQVISRTKLLHSLVQSLYARTEADFNPGNFRIKGDTVEVYPSYADDAYRIHFFGDEIEEIESFDVKTSQVIEKFKRLTIYPANMFVTSPEVLQGAIWEIQQDLVKQVDYFKEIGKHLEAKRLEERTNFDLEMIRELGYCSGIENYSRYLDGRQPGTRPFCLLDYFPSDYLMVVDESHVTVSQVHAMYGGDRSRKENLVEYGFRLPAAMDNRPLKFEEFEALQNQVIYVSATPADYELQKSDGIYVEQIIRPTGLIDPVIEVRPSLNQIDDLIEEIQVRCELDERVLVTTLTKRMAEELAKYLTKVSIRCRYIHSEVDTLERIEIMQDLRKGIFDVLIGVNLLREGLDLPEVSLVAILDADKEGFLRNHRSLTQTIGRAARNLNGKAILYADKITASMQRTIDETEYRRTKQINFNVENNITPQALNKKIESAFTKNPLVEYELGHPIPVAAEPETAYLSKAELEKMIREKRKTMEKAAKELDFLQAAKLRDEIKKLQEQLA, from the coding sequence ATGAAATTTCAAGTTTCCTCAGAATATAGTCCAAAAGGAGATCAGCCGCAAGCCATACAAAAATTGGCTCAAGGTGTAGTCGACGGCGAAAAATATCAAACTTTATTGGGAGTTACAGGATCTGGTAAAACATTTACTGTGGCCAATGTAATTGAAGAAGTACAAAGACCGACCTTGGTTTTGGCGCATAACAAAACGTTAGCAGCGCAGTTGTATTCTGAATTCAAGCAGTTTTTCCCCAACAATGCCGTTGAATATTTCGTTTCCTATTACGACTATTATCAGCCGGAAGCTTTTATGCCGGTAACTGGGGTTTTTATTGAAAAAGATTTATCTATCAATGAAGAGCTTGAAAAAATGCGTTTGAGTACTACATCTTCCCTTCTTTCTGGGCGTCGAGATGTTTTGGTAGTTGCTTCGGTTTCGTGTTTATATGGTATTGGAAACCCTGTCGAATTTAAAAAGAATGTAATTGAGGTAACCAGAGATCAGGTTATTTCGAGAACGAAACTGCTTCACAGCCTTGTACAAAGTTTGTACGCCAGAACAGAAGCAGATTTTAACCCTGGAAATTTCAGAATAAAAGGCGACACGGTTGAAGTATATCCCAGTTATGCCGACGACGCTTACAGAATTCACTTTTTTGGAGATGAAATTGAGGAAATTGAATCTTTTGATGTTAAGACTTCACAAGTAATTGAAAAGTTCAAGAGACTGACTATTTACCCAGCTAATATGTTTGTAACTTCTCCAGAAGTACTGCAAGGTGCAATTTGGGAAATTCAGCAGGATTTGGTTAAACAAGTTGATTACTTTAAAGAAATAGGTAAACATTTAGAAGCCAAACGTTTGGAAGAAAGAACCAATTTCGATTTAGAAATGATTCGCGAACTAGGCTACTGCTCTGGAATTGAAAATTATTCTCGTTATCTGGACGGCAGACAGCCTGGAACAAGACCTTTCTGCTTACTGGATTATTTCCCAAGTGATTATTTAATGGTTGTTGATGAAAGTCACGTAACCGTTTCGCAGGTTCATGCGATGTACGGAGGAGACCGCTCGCGTAAGGAAAACTTAGTAGAATATGGTTTCCGTCTACCTGCAGCAATGGACAACCGTCCTTTGAAATTTGAAGAATTCGAAGCCCTTCAAAATCAGGTAATTTACGTTTCTGCAACTCCTGCAGATTATGAACTGCAAAAGTCAGATGGTATTTATGTTGAGCAGATTATTCGCCCGACTGGATTAATAGATCCTGTTATTGAAGTTCGACCAAGTTTAAACCAAATTGATGATTTGATTGAAGAAATTCAGGTTCGCTGCGAATTAGACGAAAGAGTCTTGGTAACTACTCTAACCAAAAGAATGGCTGAAGAATTAGCCAAATATTTGACTAAAGTAAGCATTCGCTGCCGTTACATCCACTCTGAAGTTGACACTTTAGAGCGTATCGAAATCATGCAGGATTTACGTAAAGGTATTTTTGATGTTTTAATTGGAGTAAACTTACTTCGTGAAGGTTTAGATTTACCAGAAGTTTCGCTTGTTGCTATTTTAGATGCCGATAAAGAAGGTTTCTTGAGAAATCATAGATCTTTAACGCAGACTATTGGACGTGCGGCAAGGAACTTAAACGGAAAAGCCATTTTGTATGCCGACAAAATTACTGCCAGCATGCAGAGAACAATTGACGAAACTGAATATCGAAGAACAAAACAGATTAATTTCAACGTTGAAAATAATATAACGCCTCAGGCTTTAAACAAAAAAATAGAAAGTGCTTTCACCAAAAATCCTTTGGTTGAATACGAATTAGGGCATCCTATCCCTGTTGCAGCCGAACCAGAAACAGCTTATTTATCTAAAGCTGAATTGGAAAAAATGATTCGGGAAAAACGTAAAACAATGGAAAAAGCGGCTAAAGAATTAGACTTTTTACAAGCAGCTAAATTGAGAGACGAAATTAAAAAACTTCAAGAACAGCTGGCTTAA
- a CDS encoding alpha/beta fold hydrolase: MLKLYSRLAVVLFLITSCASTKKVKFEDYVFKTKTEEQRYQSSYDKALKLWNIPYTEENIQTTFGTAHVVIAGPKNGKDLVLLHGMDASSTMWYPNIQVLAKKHRIYAIDFLMEPSKSNLTAKPLSTEEIAIWYNEIFSHYKLKKFDIIGASRGGWIATLLATKKPNSIDKIVLLSPAQTFKFIDKVGKTTSALMLKLFPSEKKFGKTLTTFSTHPEKISQIYKRQFYLANKYAKSNSSMLKMHPFSDKELQSIQNPVLVLIGDKDVINSEDSLERAQKNLKNSQTRIIKDAGHFLSIDQSKIINDAIINFLE, encoded by the coding sequence ATGTTAAAACTATATTCTCGTTTAGCTGTCGTGCTATTTTTAATCACAAGTTGTGCTTCAACAAAGAAGGTGAAATTTGAGGATTATGTTTTTAAAACCAAAACCGAAGAGCAGAGATATCAAAGCTCTTATGACAAAGCTTTAAAACTTTGGAACATCCCTTATACAGAAGAAAACATTCAAACCACTTTTGGTACAGCACATGTAGTTATTGCAGGCCCAAAAAACGGTAAAGATTTAGTTTTACTGCATGGAATGGACGCCAGCTCGACTATGTGGTATCCAAACATTCAGGTCTTAGCCAAAAAACATCGAATTTATGCCATCGATTTTTTGATGGAACCCAGTAAGTCTAACTTAACTGCAAAACCTCTTTCGACCGAAGAAATTGCGATTTGGTACAACGAAATTTTCTCCCATTATAAATTGAAGAAATTTGATATTATAGGTGCTTCTCGAGGCGGTTGGATTGCAACATTATTGGCTACAAAAAAACCAAACTCAATTGACAAAATCGTTTTATTGAGTCCAGCACAAACTTTTAAATTTATTGATAAAGTGGGAAAAACAACCTCTGCTTTGATGTTGAAATTATTTCCAAGTGAAAAGAAATTTGGCAAAACATTGACCACATTTTCTACGCATCCAGAAAAAATAAGCCAGATCTATAAAAGGCAGTTTTATCTCGCCAACAAATATGCAAAATCAAATTCGAGCATGCTAAAAATGCATCCGTTTTCAGATAAAGAATTACAATCAATTCAAAATCCTGTTTTGGTATTAATTGGTGATAAAGATGTGATTAACTCTGAGGATAGCTTAGAAAGGGCTCAGAAAAATTTAAAAAACAGCCAAACAAGAATTATAAAAGATGCGGGACATTTTTTATCGATCGACCAATCTAAAATCATAAATGACGCCATTATTAATTTTTTAGAATAG
- a CDS encoding dipeptide epimerase, giving the protein MKLILREYNLKLKHTFTISRESIDFQPSLIVELQSDGFSGFGEATSNPYYNTTVPMMMQDLEKIRSIIESTENETPEVFWAKIHPYLKDDMFALCALDLAYNDLYARKKGKKLHELWNYTTERNPMTDYTIGIASIDKMVSKMKELPWPIYKIKLGTKEDIEIVKELRKHTNAIFRIDANCGWGVEETIGNAVELKKLGVEFLEQPMKADDWEAHKEVFKHSVLPVIADESCIIEEDVAKCFNHFHGVNVKLVKCGGLTPGKRMIEEAKKLGLKTMVGCMTESTVGISAIAHLLPQLDYVDMDGALLLAEDIATGVTIKDGVVSYSDLNGTGVTLL; this is encoded by the coding sequence ATGAAACTAATTTTAAGAGAATACAATCTCAAACTAAAACATACTTTCACGATTTCAAGAGAATCCATTGATTTTCAGCCTTCATTAATTGTAGAATTACAAAGCGATGGTTTTTCGGGTTTTGGAGAAGCAACTTCAAATCCTTATTACAACACAACGGTTCCGATGATGATGCAGGATTTAGAAAAAATAAGAAGCATTATTGAAAGTACAGAAAACGAAACTCCAGAAGTTTTTTGGGCAAAAATTCATCCGTATTTAAAAGATGATATGTTTGCTTTATGCGCTTTAGATTTGGCTTATAATGATTTATATGCCCGAAAAAAAGGCAAAAAATTACACGAATTATGGAACTACACAACCGAACGAAACCCGATGACAGATTATACCATCGGAATTGCTTCTATCGACAAAATGGTTTCAAAAATGAAGGAACTTCCGTGGCCGATTTATAAAATTAAATTAGGTACCAAAGAAGATATCGAAATTGTAAAAGAACTAAGAAAACATACCAATGCCATTTTTAGAATTGATGCCAACTGCGGCTGGGGAGTTGAGGAAACAATAGGCAATGCGGTTGAATTAAAAAAATTAGGGGTCGAATTTCTGGAACAGCCCATGAAAGCAGATGATTGGGAAGCACATAAAGAAGTTTTTAAACATTCTGTTCTTCCTGTTATTGCAGACGAAAGCTGTATTATTGAAGAAGATGTAGCAAAGTGCTTCAATCATTTTCATGGCGTAAACGTTAAATTGGTAAAATGCGGCGGTCTCACACCTGGAAAACGCATGATTGAAGAAGCTAAAAAATTGGGATTAAAAACAATGGTGGGCTGCATGACGGAATCTACAGTCGGGATTTCTGCAATCGCACATTTACTGCCTCAATTGGATTATGTAGATATGGATGGCGCGCTTCTTTTAGCAGAAGATATTGCAACTGGTGTAACCATTAAAGACGGCGTCGTAAGTTATTCTGATCTTAACGGAACTGGAGTTACACTTTTATAA
- a CDS encoding type II toxin-antitoxin system RelE/ParE family toxin, with protein MEKEIIWSRTAQNQLEKIYSYLYKETKSKNIPNKVIDSIYNSAAILSTNWEIYELDEMKIPSDKNYRAYEIYNYRITYKITPKEIQILRIRHTSQNPKKI; from the coding sequence ATGGAAAAAGAAATAATTTGGTCAAGAACTGCTCAAAATCAGCTTGAAAAAATTTACTCTTATTTATACAAAGAAACCAAAAGTAAAAATATCCCTAACAAAGTAATTGACAGCATTTATAATTCCGCTGCTATCTTAAGTACGAATTGGGAAATTTACGAATTGGATGAAATGAAAATTCCTAGTGACAAAAATTATCGCGCTTACGAAATTTATAATTATCGAATAACCTATAAAATTACCCCAAAAGAAATTCAGATTTTAAGAATTAGACACACGAGTCAAAATCCTAAAAAAATATAA
- a CDS encoding alpha/beta hydrolase yields MKRIFMAVLLLLTFIGKAQSTASKNVSTFTIEAPQLHTSKKIWIYLPENYSKNIQKKYSVIYMHDAQNLFDAKTSFSGEWNIDEKLDSLKAPVIVVAIEHGNEKRIDELTPFKNEKYGGGNADNYLEFIVKTLKPYIDKNYRTKTKPKNTILFGSSLGGLVSYYGALKYPEVFGKAGVFSPSFWFSNEIYTFTEKQSKIKTKIYFLCGDKESDDMVKDLTKMKRLLDTKRCYCLHLEKTKIVKNGEHNEKLWRDHFAEALIWLGY; encoded by the coding sequence ATGAAGAGGATTTTTATGGCGGTTTTGCTTCTATTGACTTTTATTGGAAAAGCACAAAGTACAGCTTCAAAAAATGTATCTACTTTTACAATTGAAGCTCCTCAACTCCATACTTCAAAAAAAATCTGGATTTATCTTCCTGAAAACTATTCAAAAAACATTCAAAAAAAATACAGTGTTATTTACATGCACGACGCGCAAAATTTATTTGATGCTAAAACTTCTTTTTCTGGCGAATGGAATATCGATGAAAAATTAGACAGCTTAAAAGCTCCTGTAATTGTTGTGGCGATTGAACATGGAAATGAAAAACGCATCGATGAACTTACTCCTTTTAAAAACGAAAAATACGGCGGCGGAAATGCTGATAATTATCTAGAATTTATTGTAAAGACATTAAAACCGTATATCGACAAAAATTACAGAACCAAAACAAAACCTAAAAACACCATTCTTTTTGGAAGTTCACTGGGCGGTTTGGTTTCTTATTACGGAGCTTTAAAATATCCGGAAGTTTTTGGTAAAGCAGGCGTTTTTTCTCCGTCTTTTTGGTTTTCTAACGAAATTTATACTTTCACAGAAAAACAATCCAAAATCAAAACTAAAATTTATTTTTTGTGCGGCGATAAAGAAAGTGACGATATGGTAAAAGATTTAACTAAAATGAAACGTTTATTAGATACCAAACGTTGTTACTGTCTTCATCTTGAAAAAACCAAAATCGTAAAAAATGGCGAACACAATGAAAAACTTTGGCGCGATCATTTTGCTGAAGCTTTAATTTGGCTGGGTTATTAA
- the rlmF gene encoding 23S rRNA (adenine(1618)-N(6))-methyltransferase RlmF — MKAENNSQKDNLHPKNLHRSRYDFELLISNCPELKAFVSINKHGIETVDFSNPLAVKTLNKALLQTYYDIQNWDIPKNYLCPPIPGRADYIHYIADLLAETHNNQIPETSNVLGLDIGTGANLIYPILGNSIYNWSFVATDIDQKAIENCSKIIEANPKLIEAISLQQQTESRFIFKNIITPEDRFTFTMCNPPFHASAEEANKSTSRKVSNLNPKEKRNTNPVLNFGGQNAELWCNGGEIGFITQMIYESAKFSSQVLWFTTLVSKKENLSSIYKILKKVNAVSVKTIEMSQGQKNSRIVAWSFKTDADQSTWKF; from the coding sequence ATGAAAGCAGAAAACAATTCACAAAAAGACAATTTACATCCAAAAAACCTTCATCGTTCCCGTTATGATTTTGAATTACTGATTTCAAATTGTCCCGAATTAAAAGCTTTCGTTTCCATCAACAAACACGGAATTGAAACCGTCGATTTCAGTAATCCTCTTGCTGTAAAAACTTTAAACAAAGCATTACTGCAGACATATTACGATATTCAAAACTGGGATATTCCGAAAAATTACCTTTGTCCTCCAATTCCCGGACGAGCAGATTACATTCATTATATTGCTGATTTATTGGCAGAAACTCATAACAATCAAATTCCAGAAACATCAAATGTATTAGGTTTAGATATCGGAACAGGTGCAAATCTAATCTATCCGATATTAGGAAATTCGATTTACAATTGGAGTTTTGTAGCAACAGATATTGATCAAAAAGCTATTGAAAACTGCAGTAAAATCATTGAAGCAAATCCAAAACTAATTGAAGCTATAAGTCTGCAGCAACAGACAGAATCTCGTTTTATATTTAAAAATATCATAACTCCAGAAGATAGATTTACATTTACAATGTGCAATCCGCCTTTTCATGCCTCTGCAGAAGAAGCCAATAAAAGTACTTCTAGAAAAGTTTCCAATCTAAATCCCAAAGAAAAAAGAAACACAAATCCTGTTTTAAATTTCGGTGGTCAAAATGCCGAATTATGGTGCAATGGCGGCGAAATCGGATTCATCACGCAGATGATTTACGAAAGTGCTAAATTTTCTTCGCAGGTTTTATGGTTTACAACCTTGGTTTCTAAAAAAGAAAATCTTTCTTCTATTTATAAAATTCTAAAAAAAGTAAATGCTGTTTCTGTAAAAACAATTGAAATGTCACAAGGGCAAAAAAACAGCCGCATTGTGGCTTGGAGTTTTAAAACCGATGCAGATCAAAGCACCTGGAAATTTTAA